A region from the Drosophila ananassae strain 14024-0371.13 chromosome 2L, ASM1763931v2, whole genome shotgun sequence genome encodes:
- the LOC6498885 gene encoding E3 ubiquitin-protein ligase TRIP12 isoform X5 codes for MAESVKSQSLSALTEGQHDDGSTTATAASLVNNTTTGAAANTNRRRNHNNNNNTNNNYNNNNNNNSSSSSSNSNSSTRKSHNKNKKRNTNPAVSSSSVNASTISSFNRRSRSQGRSQQNNKEPESPLVSTKRSSTFRSPSSPAPSSNSISGDQSVSPGNRKRQHQQNTSTTAGGTTSHQTTFSRSNQPAPGGDQLVELSSPLKKRRLQPTASSSHNNNNSVVSTAGTEASSGIEEGSVTATAGFTESGSDQQQQQQTPRQASGGDCVAQRTRSKTVSPEELPSTSSAAAAARLQHHQHHTQLRASASSSSVPAVVCSRQKRKASGGSGSLVEATPQRGAAAAARAGRPSNLLNYYRKTRKVSHTRSSQKSEKQAAVQEEEEEEEEASAFASATATASSSESQLQGSVSGSSNSKSGGIGKWNKKGLRHLQQNQLDTDNATTSEAGAEEQQQLEQKNLEVENQLPAVESALNLPESSANQSQSEAAEGQSQSEEQDERDDEEEEDDEEEEEEEEEEEVSFFEIVNSADSSYEEDAQIVAEEDEITEEEDVDDEEDEDIEEDEDIEEEDLSESEFAQQLIGELGGANSANLSIVAAALSAARDVGGGGPGGPPGGSGSGGTATAPAGSSSSSAAAGGNNSAVGATSSNSSAGQPASNNSGSSNVTQSGAASGGSGAGGSGSGATASTTNSASQHSGGAGAAADSESDDSEVGRLQALLEARGLPPHLFGALGPRMTHILHRTIGNSSSSKANQLLQGLQSHDESQQLQAAIEMCQMLVMGNEDTLAGFPIKQVVPALIQLLRMEHNFDIMNNACRALAYMLEALPRSSGTVVEAVPVFLEKLQVIQCMDVAEQSLTALEILSRRHNKAILQANGISACLTYLDFFSIVAQRAALAIAANCCLNMHPEEFHFVSESLPLLARLLSQQDKKCVESVCSAFCRLVESFQHDSQRLQQIASPDLLKNCQQLLLVTPAILNTGTFTAVVRMLSLMCGNCPDLAISLLRNDIAATLLYLLTGNAEPAAASANHVELVSRSPSELYELTCLIGELMPRLPLDGIFAVDALLDRPTLNTQDQVHWQWRDDRGAWHNYSTIDSRLIEAANQSSEDEISLSTFGRTYTVDFHAMQQINEDTGTTRPVQRRINHNYVAPMAAGQDLSTSSASGSASASGASTSAAAAAASSNNNNNNNNPPASSSGQQKRRPSLDARIACLKEERGLAADFIKHIFNVLYEVYSSSAGPNVRYKCLRALLRMVYYATPELLRQVLKYQLVSSHIAGMLGSNDLRIVVGALQMAEILMRQLPDVFGTHFRREGVIYQFTQLTDPNNPICANPSPKPLSTTATPSANAGGSQSAPASANSLQVNPFFMESAPGSSSASTTPSSSKHQSYSVKSFSHAMNALTASAKGTPAAALDVSGTSTPSAAYNYSSSAPSSSTAGAPAFFVAQQGDPRQYVHFQQPAAPPPPPQLELLPTGAIQQQGQQVSQVIYQPQQQPAHLVVASTSSAAASASSSSSSSSSATALQHKMTDMLKRKAPPKRKSQSSGRAKSRQEDAAAAAAAAGSGAPPTSASSAMHELLSRATSLGSGTGGRSTPSSGGGSGSSKSRFNAGNSTNAGSSKSSFLASLNPARWGRQTAHHHHHQSQQQHHGMSKDSGSASGSGAGLAYTVNQHGAGGSGGLNAAAVAASISKSISHANLLAAANRERARQWVREQAVDFVKRYTEQEARRSKATSESGGSQNTSSAAAGTTPLATAGSTNVLERLSSILFKLNGSYHDCLDALLELKTILLESDISPFEVNHSGLIKAMLNYMTSDTGLVERDARLRSFMHVFAGLPLEPLLQNVGQLPTIEPIAFGAFVAKLNGCVTQLEQFPVKVHDFPAGPGGRSNQSALRFFNTHQLKCNLQRHPQCSNLRQWKGGTVKIDPLAMVQAIERYLVVRGYGGIRADSDDDSEEDMDDNVAAVVMTQAGFKHKLQFTIGEHVLPYNMTVYQAVKQFSPLVSEQPETDNESETLLGNASIWVQQHTIYYRPVEEEAGSGTAGASSSSSCSSSGVQKQQSTSSSAASYANASTSCSSSSGVASGGGSSSKKAHKSSSKFMRKKTELWHEGIAPGVISALKPFLSSSLPGDVVTVQDASLDALCMLRVIHALNRHWEHLYGCVVRQNIIPQSEFVHPKITAKANRQLQDPLVIMTGNLPQWLPQIGMACPFLFPFETRHLLFYATSFDRDRALQRLLDTTPDLNAAESSERVAPRLDRRKRAISRAEILKQAEHILQDFGHSKALLEIQYENEVGTGLGPTLEFYALVSAELQRTDLGLWNGSDSYKQNSVTIVDVVKASSAVVHIEDALEATTMDQSPPLVSSTTTTTATMTATTRSSSRSHVLRSGAGQQPTQPVEHSSSSTGANDNALNMIIAQQFSDIIAADAAAAAVAAAAAAATDNPSSTTNNTTASVVEQTTTTTQSGTMTTTTTMTSYVHAVHGLFPLPLGKSSKLPQMTKAKSKFKFLGKFMAKAVMDSRMLDLPFSLPFYRWLVNEEHSIGLADLMRVAPEVQNTLVRLQDVVRHREYILADPNIDAMEKTEKIEQLDLDGCPIADLGLDFVLPGHANIELCRGGRDTPVTVHNLHQYISLVTYWFLIEGVQKQFEALREGFDSVFPIQRLRMFYPEELECVFCGSGSEQQQQRWDVKMLQDSCRTDHGFHQESQAIQFLYDILASYNRDEQRAFLQFVTGSPRLPTGGFKALTPPLTIVRKTLDGNQNPNDYLPSVMTCVNYLKLPDYSSREVMRQKLKVAANEGSMSFHLS; via the exons ATGGCCGAATCCGTTAAAAGTCAATCGCTCTCTGCATTGACGGAGGGGCAGCACGACGACGGTAgtacaacagcaacagcggcgTCCTTAGTTAATAATACTACCACAGGTGCAGCAGCAAATACAAATCGTCGGCgtaaccacaacaacaacaacaacactaataataattataataataataacaacaataacagtagcagcagtagcagtaaTAGCAACAGCAGCACCCGTAAATCACACAATAAGAATAAAAAACGTAATACCAATCCGGCTGtcagctcctcctccgtcAACGCCAGTACCATTAGCTCCTTTAACCGTCGCTCGCGCAGTCAAGGTCGCAGTCAGCAGAACAACAAGGAGCCGGAGTCACCACTGGTGTCCACCAAGCGATCATCCACCTTTCGTTCCCCCTCATCCCCGGCGCCCAGCTCCAATTCGATCTCCGGCGATCAGTCCGTTTCCCCAGGAAATCGCAAGCGCCAGCATCAGCAGAATACCAGCACCACCGCCGGCGGCACCACCAGCCACCAGACCACCTTCAGTCGCAGCAATCAAC CGGCGCCCGGTGGTGATCAGCTGGTAGAGCTCAGCTCGCCGTTGAAGAAGCGCCGCCTCCAGCCGACGGCGTCATCAtcgcacaacaacaacaacagtgtGGTGTCAAcagcaggaaccgaggcatcATCAGGTATCGAGGAAGGAAGCGTAACAGCAACTGCCGGCTTCACAGAATCCGGCAGtgaccaacagcagcagcagcagacgcCACGCCAGGCATCCGGCGGTGATTGTGTGGCCCAGCGTACCCGTTCCAAGACCGTTTCTCCAGAGGAACTGCCGAGCACCAGCAGTGCAGCTGCTGCGGCGCGTCTCCAGCACCATCAGCACCACACCCAGCTGAGGGCCAGCGCCAGCTCCAGCAGTGTTCCTGCAGTGGTCTGCAGTCGTCAGAAGCGCAAAGCTAGCGGAGGATCGGGGTCTTTGGTCGAGGCGACACCCCAACGtggggcagcagcagcagctcgcGCTGGACGCCCCAGCAATTTGCTGAACTACTATCGCAAGACCCGCAAGGTCAGCCACACGCGCTCCTCCCAGAAGTCGGAGAAGCAGGCGGCCGttcaggaggaggaggaagaggaggaggaggcctCTGCCTttgcctctgccactgccacagccaGCTCTAGCGAGAGTCAACTGCAGGGATCTGTTTCTGGATCGAGCAACAGCAAATCGGGTGGAATTGGGAAGTGGAACAAGAAGGGCCTGCGCCACTTGCAACAGAATCAACTGGACACTGATAACGCCACCACATCGGAAGCTGGAGCTGAGGAACAGCAGCAGTTGGAGCAGAAGAATCTGGAAGTGGAGAATCAGTTGCCGGCCGTAGAGTCGGCTCTCAATCTTCCAGAGTCGTCAGCAAATCAGAGCCAGTCGGAGGCGGCGGAGGGCCAGTCCCAGTCCGAGGAGCAGGACGAGCGTGACGACGAGGAAGAGGAGGACGACGAAGAGGAggaagaagaggaagaggaggaaGAGGTGAGCTTCTTCGAGATTGTTAACTCAGCGGACTCGTCGTACGAGGAGGACGCCCAGATTGTTGCCGAGGAGGACGAGATcaccgaggaggaggacgtTGACGACGAAGAGGACGAGGATATCGAGGAGGACGAGGATATCGAGGAAGAAGACCTCTCAGAGAGCGAATTCGCCCAGCAGCTCATCGGTGAACTTGGTG GTGCCAACTCAGCTAACCTCAGCATTGTTGCGGCCGCATTGAGTGCCGCCCGTGACGTCGGCGGTGGAGGACCAGGTGGACCACCaggtggaagtggaagtggaggAACGGCAACGGCGCCAGCCggatcatcatcatcatcggcGGCAGCCGGAGGTAACAACAGCGCGGTGGGCGCAActagcagcaacagcagtgcCGGCCAACCAGCCAGCAACAATAGCGGCAGCAGCAATGTAACCCAATCGGGTGCTGCTTCTGGCGGATCAGGAGCAGGTGGTAGCGGTAGCGGCGCCACCGCCAGCACAACGAACAGTGCCAGCCAGCATAGTGGTGGAGCAGGTGCAGCCGCTGATTCGGAGAGCGATGATAGCGAAGTGGGCCGTTTACAGGCGCTGCTAGAGGCCCGGGGTCTGCCGCCACATTTGTTTGGAGCGCTCGGTCCCAGGATGACGCACATACTCCATCGCACCAtcggcaacagcagcagctccaaggCGAACCAACTGCTGCAGGGTCTACAGTCGCACGACGAGTCCCAACAGCTGCAGGCGGCCATCGAGATGTGCCAGATGCTGGTGATGGGCAATGAGGACACCCTCGCCGGTTTCCCCATCAAACAGGTGGTGCCGGCCCTCATCCAGTTGCTTCGCATGGAGCACAACTTTGACATTATGAATAACGCGTGCAGAGCCCTGGCCTATATGCTGGAAGCGCTGCCCCGATCCTCGGGTACCGTTGTGGAGGCAGTGCCAGTGTTCCTCGAGAAGCTACAAGTCATCCAGTGTATGGACGTGGCCGAACAGAGTCTGACAGCGCTGGAGATCCTGTCGCGTCGCCACAACAAGGCCATACTGCAGGCGAATGGCATTTCGGCCTGCCTCACATACCTGGACTTCTTTTCGATTGTGGCCCAGCGTGCGGCACTGGCCATTGCCGCCAATTGTTGCCTTAACATGCATCCGGAGGAGTTTCACTTTGTGTCGGAGAGCTTGCCGCTGCTGGCCCGTCTGCTGTCGCAGCAGGACAAGAAGTGCGTCGAGAGCGTCTGCTCTGCCTTCTGTCGTCTGGTGGAGAGCTTCCAGCACGATAGCCAGCGCTTGCAGCAAATCGCCAGTCCGGACCTCCTCAAGAACTGCCAACAACTGCTCCTGGTCACTCCGGCCATTCTGAACACTGGCACCTTCACCGCAGTCGTTCGAATGCTGAGCCTGATGTGCGGCAACTGTCCGGATCTGGCCATTTCGTTGCTCAGGAACGACATAGCCGCTACGCTGCTATATCTGCTAACCGGAAACGCTGAGCCGGCAGCGGCCAGTGCCAACCACGTGGAACTGGTGTCCCGCTCGCCCTCGGAACTGTACGAACTGACTTGCCTGATCGGCGAACTGATGCCTCGTCTGCCGCTCGACGGTATTTTTGCCGTGGACGCACTGCTGGACCGGCCGACCCTCAACACCCAGGATCAGGTGCACTGGCAGTGGCGCGATGATCGCGGCGCCTGGCACAACTACTCGACGATAGATTCCCGACTGATCGAGGCCGCCAACCAAAGCAGTGAGGACGAGATCAGCCTGAGCACCTTTGGACGCACATACACGGTCGATTTCCATGCCATGCAGCAGATCAACGAGGACACCGGCACCACACGCCCCGTTCAGCGTCGCATCAATCACAACTATGTGGCGCCTATGGCGGCGGGCCAGGATCTCTCCACATCATCGGCTTCAGGCTCAGCGTCAGCCAGCGGAGCATCCACATCGGCTGCAGCGGCGGCTGCCTCttcaaataataacaacaacaacaacaatcccCCGGCCAGCAGCAGTGGCCAGCAGAAGCGTCGGCCATCGTTGGATGCCAGGATAGCTTGTCTCAAG GAGGAACGTGGTCTAGCCGCGGACTTTATCAAACACATCTTCAACGTGCTATACGAGGTGTACAGCTCCTCGGCCGGACCCAATGTACGCTATAAATGCCTGCGCGCCCTGCTCCGCATGGTCTACTACGCTACGCCGGAGTTGTTGCGTCAGGTGCTCAAGTATCAGCTGGTTTCCAGTCACATTGCCGGAATGCTTGGTAGCAACGACTTGCGGATTGTGGTCGGTGCTCTTCAGATGGCCGAGATTTTAATGCGTCAGCTACCCGATGTGTTCGGCACTCATTTCCGCCGCGAGGGCGTCATCTACCAGTTCACCCAGCTGACCGATCCCAATAACCCAATCTGCGCCAATCCATCTCCCAAGCCGCTAAGCACCACCGCCACGCCCTCAGCCAATGCTGGTGGTTCACAGAGCGCCCCAGCTTCGGCTAACAGCCTGCAGGTGAATCCGTTCTTCATGGAAAGTGCCCCAGGATCCTCGAGTGCTTCCACGacgcccagcagcagcaagcaCCAGTCGTACAGTGTGAAGAGCTTCTCGCATGCCATGAACGCCCTGACGGCCAGTGCCAAGGGAACTCCGGCTGCTGCCTTGGATGTGTCTGGAACATCAACTCCTTCCGCTGCGTATAACTATAGCAGCTCGGCGCCGTCTTCGTCAACGGCTGGAGCTCCTGCCTTCTTTGTGGCCCAGCAGGGTGATCCGCGACAGTACGTTCATTTCCAGCAGCCGGCGGCTCCACCACCGCCACCTCAACTGGAGTTGCTGCCCACCGGAGCCATTCAGCAGCAGGGCCAGCAGGTGTCCCAGGTTATATAccagccacagcagcagccgGCCCACCTAGTGGTGGCCTCAACCAGCAGCGCCGCCGCCTCGgcctcctcgtcctcctctTCGTCGTCGTCGGCCACGGCTCTTCAGCACAAAATGACGGATATGCTGAAGCGGAAGGCTCCGCCCAAGCGCAAGTCTCAAAGCAGTGGGCGAGCCAAGTCGCGGCAGGAGGATgcggctgcagcagcagcggcagctgGCTCTGGAGCGCCACCCACGTCGGCTAGTTCGGCGATGCACGAGCTACTCAGCCGTGCCACAA GTCTTGGAAGCGGCACTGGAGGAAGAAGCACGCCCAGCTCTGGCGGCGGCTCTGGAAGCTCCAAGTCTCGTTTCAATGCCGGAAACTCAACCAACGCGGGATCGAGCAAGTCCTCATTTTTGGCTTCGCTTAATCCGGCCCGCTGGGGACGCCAGACGGCTcatcaccatcatcatcagtcgcagcaacagcaccacGGCATGTCGAAGGACTCGGGTAGCGCAAGCGGATCAGGAGCCGGCTTGGCCTACACGGTTAACCAGCACGGCGCCGGAGGAAGTGGTGGTCTGAATGCCGCCGCCGTGGCAGCCAGCATCAGCAAGAGCATCTCGCACGCCAATCTTCTGGCGGCTGCCAATCGGGAGCGGGCACGGCAATGGGTACGCGAGCAGGCGGTGGACTTTGTTAAGCGCTACACAGAGCAGGAGGCACGGAGGAGTAAGGCAACGTCTGAGAGCGGTGGAAGCCAGAATACAAGCTCCGCGGCAGCCGGCACAACACCTCTGGCCACTGCTGGTAGCACCAATGTGCTTGAGCGCCTCTCAAGTATTCTTTTCAAGCTAAACGGCAGCTATCACGACTGTCTGGACGCCCTACTTGAACTGAAGACCATTCTGCTCGAAAGCGACATCTCACCGTTCGAAGTCAACCACTCTGGCCTGATCAAAGCCATGCTCAACTACATGACCAGTGATACGGGTCTGGTGGAGCGCGACGCTCGTCTGCGTAGCTTCATGCACGTTTTCGCCGGCCTACCGCTTGAACCCCTGCTCCAGAATGTGGGTCAACTGCCCACCATCGAGCCGATAGCCTTCGGGGCATTTGTGGCCAAACTTAATGGCTGTGTCACCCAATTGGAACAGTTCCCTGTTAAGGTGCACGACTTTCCGGCAGGACCCGGCGGTCGTTCCAACCAGAGTGCGCTAAGGTTCTTCAACACTCACCAGTTAAAG TGCAACCTTCAGCGTCATCCACAATGCAGCAATCTCCGCCAGTGGAAGGGCGGCACCGTCAAAATCGACCCACTGGCCATGGTGCAGGCCATCGAGCGGTACCTAGTGGTGCGCGGCTATGGTGGCATCCGTGCCGACTCTGATGACGACAGTGAAGAGGATATGGATGATAATGTCGCCGCCGTGGTCATGACCCAGGCTGGCTTCAAGCACAAGTTGCAGTTCACGATCGGGGAGCATGTCCTGCCCTACAACATGACCGTCTACCAGGCGGTGAAACAGTTCTCGCCGCTGGTCAGTGAACAGCCGGAGACGGACAACGAGTCGGAGACCCTGCTGGGCAATGCCAGTATCTGGGTTCAGCAGCACACTATCTACTATCGGCCCGTGGAGGAGGAGGCCGGTTCGGGAACTGCCGGAGCCTCTAGCAGCAGTTcgtgcagcagcagcggcgtgCAAAAGCAGCAGAGCACCTCGAGTTCGGCCGCCAGTTACGCAAATGCCTCGACCTCGTGCTCCTCGTCCTCGGGAGTGGCCAGTGGCGGTGGATCGTCCTCGAAGAAGGCGCATAAGTCGAGCAGCAAGTTCATGCGCAAGAAGACAGAACTTTGGCACGAGGGCATCGCCCCGGGTGTGATCTCGGCTCTGAAGCCGTTCCTCAGCAGCTCGTTGCCCGGCGATGTGGTGACTGTGCAGGACGCCTCCCTCGACGCCCTGTGCATGCTGCGTGTCATCCATGCCCTCAACCGCCATTGGGAACATCTGTACGGATGCGTCGTTCGTCAGAACATCATTCCACAATCGGAGTTCGTGCATCCCAAGATCACCGCAAAGGCCAACCGCCAACTGCAAGATCCACTGGTGATCATGACTGGCAACCTGCCGCAATGGCTGCCCCAGATTGGAATGGCGTGTCCCTTCCTCTTCCCATTCGAGACGCGTCATCTGCTCTTCTACGCCACCAGCTTCGATCGGGACCGTGCCTTGCAACGCCTGCTAGACACCACACCGGATTTGAATGCAGCCGAATCGTCTGAGCGTGTGGCGCCTCGACTTGATCGTCGCAAGCGGGCCATATCTCGGGCCGAGATCCTTAAGCAGGCAGAACATATCCTGCAAGACTTTGGCCATTCAAAGGCCCTGTTGGAAATTCAATATGAAAATGAGGTCGGAACGGGTCTTGGACCTACTTTGGAGTTCTACGCCTTGGTCTCTGCTGAGCTGCAGCGTACGGATCTGGGCTTGTGGAACGGAAGCGACAGTTACAAACAGAACTCTGTGACCATCGTGGATGTTGTGAAGGCAAGCAGCGCTGTGGTGCACATCGAGGACGCTCTTGAGGCCACCACCATGGATCAGAGCCCGCCGCTCGTTAGCagtaccaccaccaccacagccACCATGACGGCAACCACCCGTTCCAGCAGCCGGTCGCACGTCTTGCGCAGTGGCGCCGGCCAACAGCCAACCCAGCCGGTGGAgcacagctcctccagcactGGCGCGAATGATAACGCTTTAAACATGATCATCGCACAGCAATTTAGTGATATCATCGCTGCggatgcagcagcagcagccgtaGCAGCGGCGGCAGCTGCAGCTACTGATAATCCAAGCAGTACCACCAACAACACCACAGCTAGTGTAGTGGAGCAGACAACCACGACAACTCAATCGGGAACAATgaccaccaccacaaccatGACGAGCTATGTGCACGCCGTCCACGGACTGTTCCCGCTCCCATTGGGAAAATCCTCAAAGCTACCCCAGATGACCAAGGCCAAGTCCAAGTTCAAATTCTTGGGCAAGTTCATGGCCAAGGCTGTGATGGACAGCCGCATG TTGGATTTGCCATTCTCTTTGCCCTTCTATCGCTGGCTAGTCAATGAGGAGCATTCCATTGGCTTGGCTGATCTGATGCGGGTTGCCCCGGAGGTACAAAACACACTTGTACGCCTTCAGGACGTTGTCCGTCATCGCGAGTACATCCTGGCTGATCCAAACATTGATGCCATGGAGAAGACCGAAAAG ATTGAACAGTTGGACTTGGACGGCTGCCCTATTGCGGATCTGGGCCTTGACTTTGTGCTACCTGGCCATGCCAACATTGAGCTGTGCCGTGGTGGCCGTGATACTCCGGTGACTGTGCACAACTTGCATCAATACATCTCGCTGGTCACCTATTGGTTCCTAATCGAGGGTGTCCAGAAGCAGTTTGAAGCCCTGCGCGAGG GCTTCGATTCAGTTTTTCCGATCCAACGACTGCGTATGTTCTATCCGGAGGAGCTGGAGTGCGTATTCTGCGGCTCTGGCAgtgagcaacagcagcagcggtGGGACGTGAAGATGCTGCAGGACAGCTGCCGCACGGACCACGGTTTCCACCAGGAGTCGCAGGCAATACAGTTCCTGTATGACATCCTTGCCTCGTATAACCGCGACGAGCAGCGCGCCTTCTTGCAGTTTGTGACAGGATCGCCGCGTCTCCCGACTGGCGGTTTTAAGGCACTGACGCCTCCGCTGACAATCGTGCGAAAAACGCTGGACGGCAACCAGAACCCCAACGACTATCTACCATCTGTGATGACATGCGTCAACTATTTGAAGTTGCCCGACTATTCGAGTCGTGAGGTGATGCGGCAGAAACTAAAAGTGGCCGCTAACGAGGGCAGCATGTCCTTCCATCTTTCCTAA